The Vulpes vulpes isolate BD-2025 chromosome 10, VulVul3, whole genome shotgun sequence genome has a window encoding:
- the LSM6 gene encoding U6 snRNA-associated Sm-like protein LSm6 isoform X2 has product MSLRKQTPSDFLKQIIGRPVVVKLNSGVDYRGVLACLDGYMNIALEQTEEYVNGQLKNKYGDAFIRGNNVLYISTQKRRM; this is encoded by the exons ATGAGTCTACGGAAGCAAACCCCCAGTGACTTCTTAAAGCAAATCATCGGACGACCAGTTGTGGTAAAATTGAATTCTGGAGTGGATTATCGAG GGGTCCTGGCTTGCCTGGATGGCTACATGAATATAGCCTTGGAGCAGACGGAAGAATATGTAAATGGACAGCTGAAGAATAAGTATGGTGATGCATTTATCCGTGGAAACAATG tattGTATATAAGTACACAGAAGAGAAGGATGTGA
- the LSM6 gene encoding U6 snRNA-associated Sm-like protein LSm6 isoform X1: MSLRKQTPSDFLKQIIGRPVVVKLNSGVDYRGVLACLDGYMNIALEQTEEYVNGQLKNKYGDAFIRGNNDEVTEAAGGKAVARNPIYHRLQAVRSLASWANAVTQFPHL; the protein is encoded by the exons ATGAGTCTACGGAAGCAAACCCCCAGTGACTTCTTAAAGCAAATCATCGGACGACCAGTTGTGGTAAAATTGAATTCTGGAGTGGATTATCGAG GGGTCCTGGCTTGCCTGGATGGCTACATGAATATAGCCTTGGAGCAGACGGAAGAATATGTAAATGGACAGCTGAAGAATAAGTATGGTGATGCATTTATCCGTGGAAACAATG atgAGGTCACAGAGGCAGCAGGTGGCAAAGCTGTAGCAAGGAACCCCATCTATCACCGCCTGCAAGCTGTGCGATCTTTGGCAAGTTGGGCAAAtgctgtgactcagtttcctcatctctaa